One Ooceraea biroi isolate clonal line C1 chromosome 6, Obir_v5.4, whole genome shotgun sequence genomic window carries:
- the LOC105284514 gene encoding T-complex protein 1 subunit eta isoform X2, with the protein MQPQIILLKEGTDASQGKPQVISNINACQIVVDAVRTTLGPRGMDKLIVDQHGKSTISNDGATILKLLDIIHPAAKILVDIAKSQDAEVGDGTTSVVLLAGEFLKQMKSFIEEGVHSRIIIKALRRALQIAVDKINELSIKIDKSSRSKQIEFLEECAATSMSSKLIHQQKEHFSQLVVKAVMMLDDLLPLNMIGIKKVAGGALEDSELIQGVAFKKTFSYAGFEMQPKTYEQCKIALLNIELELKAERDNAEVRVDNVAEYQKVVDAEWQILYDKLDQIHKSGAKVVLSMLPIGDVATQYFADRDMFCAGRVPDEDLKRTMKACGGAILTTVHDIKDSDLGRCQIFEEKQIGGERFNVFYECSRARTCTFILRGGAEQFLEETERSLHDAIMVVRRMVKNDTVVAGGGAIEMELSKTLRDYSRTIAGKEQLLIGAIARALEVIPRQLCDNAGFDATNILNKLRQKHHKGLRWYGVDINSEDIADNMQFCVWEPAIVKINALTAATEAACLILSVDETIKNPRSSQDAPQPPMGRGMGRPM; encoded by the exons ATG CAGCCACAAATAATCCTGTTGAAAGAGGGCACGGATGCGTCCCAGGGAAAGCCGCAAGTGATATCTAATATAAATGCATGTCAGATTGTTGTGGACGCTGTTAGGACCACCCTAGGTCCTCGTGGCATGGACAAGCTTATAGTCGATCAGCATGGAAAGAGTACCATATCCAACGATGGTGCTACCATCCTGAAATTGTTGGACATCATTCATCCAGCTGCAAAGATCTTGGTGGATATTGCAAAATCACAAGATGCAGAG GTAGGAGATGGCACGACCAGTGTTGTTCTATTGGCAGGAGAATTCTTGAAACAGATGAAGTCGTTTATCGAGGAGGGCGTGCATTCACGTATAATTATCAAGGCCCTTCGTCGTGCGCTTCAGATAGCAgtagataaaattaatgaactaAGCATCAAGATAGACAAAAGCAGCAGGAGCAAGCAGATTGAATTTCTGGAAGAATGCGCGGCCACGTCCATGAGTTCCAAGTTAATACATCAACAAAAGGAGCACTTCAGTCAGTTAGTCGTTAAAGCTGTCATGATGTTGGACGATTTGCTTCCTCTTAACATGATCGGCATAAAAAAA GTAGCTGGAGGCGCGCTGGAAGATTCGGAGCTGATCCAAGGAGTGGCCTTTAAAAAGACGTTCTCGTATGCCGGATTCGAGATGCAACCGAAAACGTATGAGCAGTGCAAGATCGCGTTGCTCAACATCGAGTTGGAGTTGAAGGCTGAACGCGACAATGCGGAGGTGCGCGTGGATAACGTCGCGGAATACCAGAAGGTCGTGGATGCGGAATGGCAGATTCTTTACGATAAACTCGACCAGATTCACAAGAGCGGCGCAAAGGTGGTGCTGTCCATGCTGCCGATTGGCGACGTAGCGACACAGTACTTCGCCGACAGGGACATGTTCTGCGCCGGTAGGGTGCCCGACGAGGATCTCAAGAGAACGATGAAAGCGTGCGGTGGAGCGATCTTAACAACGGTGCACGATATTAAGGACTCCGATCTCGGCAGATGCCAGATCTTCGAGGAGAAGCAAATTGGCGGCGAAAG GTTCAACGTCTTCTACGAGTGTTCGCGGGCGAGAACGTGTACGTTCATCCTGCGCGGCGGCGCGGAGCAGTTCTTGGAAGAGACGGAGAGATCCCTTCATGACGCCATCATGGTCGTCAGACGCATGGTAAAGAATGACACGGTAGTCGCTGGCGGTGGCGCTATCGAGATGGAACTGTCAAAGACTCTACGCGATTATTCCCGTACTATCGCTGGCAAGGAGCAGCTCTTGATAGGAGCGATAGCGAGAGCTCTCGAGGTCATTCCGAG GCAACTCTGTGACAACGCTGGATTTGACGCAACGAATATCCTGAACAAGTTGCGCCAGAAACACCACAAGGGTCTGCGCTGGTATGGCGTCGACATCAATTCCGAGGACATCGCCGATAACATGCAGTTCTGTGTCTGGGAGCCGGCCATAGTGAAGATCAACGCGCTGACCGCCGCAACGGAGGCCGCGTGTCTCATTCTGTCTGTCGACGAAACTATCAAGAATCCCAGGAGCAGCCAGGATGCTCCGCAGCCGCCGATGGGTCGCGGCATGGGCAGACCTATGTAA
- the LOC105284514 gene encoding T-complex protein 1 subunit eta isoform X1 — MGRYSRQPQIILLKEGTDASQGKPQVISNINACQIVVDAVRTTLGPRGMDKLIVDQHGKSTISNDGATILKLLDIIHPAAKILVDIAKSQDAEVGDGTTSVVLLAGEFLKQMKSFIEEGVHSRIIIKALRRALQIAVDKINELSIKIDKSSRSKQIEFLEECAATSMSSKLIHQQKEHFSQLVVKAVMMLDDLLPLNMIGIKKVAGGALEDSELIQGVAFKKTFSYAGFEMQPKTYEQCKIALLNIELELKAERDNAEVRVDNVAEYQKVVDAEWQILYDKLDQIHKSGAKVVLSMLPIGDVATQYFADRDMFCAGRVPDEDLKRTMKACGGAILTTVHDIKDSDLGRCQIFEEKQIGGERFNVFYECSRARTCTFILRGGAEQFLEETERSLHDAIMVVRRMVKNDTVVAGGGAIEMELSKTLRDYSRTIAGKEQLLIGAIARALEVIPRQLCDNAGFDATNILNKLRQKHHKGLRWYGVDINSEDIADNMQFCVWEPAIVKINALTAATEAACLILSVDETIKNPRSSQDAPQPPMGRGMGRPM; from the exons ATGGGAAGATACTCTAGG CAGCCACAAATAATCCTGTTGAAAGAGGGCACGGATGCGTCCCAGGGAAAGCCGCAAGTGATATCTAATATAAATGCATGTCAGATTGTTGTGGACGCTGTTAGGACCACCCTAGGTCCTCGTGGCATGGACAAGCTTATAGTCGATCAGCATGGAAAGAGTACCATATCCAACGATGGTGCTACCATCCTGAAATTGTTGGACATCATTCATCCAGCTGCAAAGATCTTGGTGGATATTGCAAAATCACAAGATGCAGAG GTAGGAGATGGCACGACCAGTGTTGTTCTATTGGCAGGAGAATTCTTGAAACAGATGAAGTCGTTTATCGAGGAGGGCGTGCATTCACGTATAATTATCAAGGCCCTTCGTCGTGCGCTTCAGATAGCAgtagataaaattaatgaactaAGCATCAAGATAGACAAAAGCAGCAGGAGCAAGCAGATTGAATTTCTGGAAGAATGCGCGGCCACGTCCATGAGTTCCAAGTTAATACATCAACAAAAGGAGCACTTCAGTCAGTTAGTCGTTAAAGCTGTCATGATGTTGGACGATTTGCTTCCTCTTAACATGATCGGCATAAAAAAA GTAGCTGGAGGCGCGCTGGAAGATTCGGAGCTGATCCAAGGAGTGGCCTTTAAAAAGACGTTCTCGTATGCCGGATTCGAGATGCAACCGAAAACGTATGAGCAGTGCAAGATCGCGTTGCTCAACATCGAGTTGGAGTTGAAGGCTGAACGCGACAATGCGGAGGTGCGCGTGGATAACGTCGCGGAATACCAGAAGGTCGTGGATGCGGAATGGCAGATTCTTTACGATAAACTCGACCAGATTCACAAGAGCGGCGCAAAGGTGGTGCTGTCCATGCTGCCGATTGGCGACGTAGCGACACAGTACTTCGCCGACAGGGACATGTTCTGCGCCGGTAGGGTGCCCGACGAGGATCTCAAGAGAACGATGAAAGCGTGCGGTGGAGCGATCTTAACAACGGTGCACGATATTAAGGACTCCGATCTCGGCAGATGCCAGATCTTCGAGGAGAAGCAAATTGGCGGCGAAAG GTTCAACGTCTTCTACGAGTGTTCGCGGGCGAGAACGTGTACGTTCATCCTGCGCGGCGGCGCGGAGCAGTTCTTGGAAGAGACGGAGAGATCCCTTCATGACGCCATCATGGTCGTCAGACGCATGGTAAAGAATGACACGGTAGTCGCTGGCGGTGGCGCTATCGAGATGGAACTGTCAAAGACTCTACGCGATTATTCCCGTACTATCGCTGGCAAGGAGCAGCTCTTGATAGGAGCGATAGCGAGAGCTCTCGAGGTCATTCCGAG GCAACTCTGTGACAACGCTGGATTTGACGCAACGAATATCCTGAACAAGTTGCGCCAGAAACACCACAAGGGTCTGCGCTGGTATGGCGTCGACATCAATTCCGAGGACATCGCCGATAACATGCAGTTCTGTGTCTGGGAGCCGGCCATAGTGAAGATCAACGCGCTGACCGCCGCAACGGAGGCCGCGTGTCTCATTCTGTCTGTCGACGAAACTATCAAGAATCCCAGGAGCAGCCAGGATGCTCCGCAGCCGCCGATGGGTCGCGGCATGGGCAGACCTATGTAA
- the LOC105284512 gene encoding uncharacterized protein LOC105284512 isoform X2, whose translation MITALPVPSVKVFHKTYYQEKSSRMGNSQPGSPLAESEAVLAMIDKEPPEYYFCGKVNSLYVVVGSLLLGAVVLVVGLVQLAPGAEAAQNSAALIAAGSGLLAMGMFLAPLRAVCIRRQSAAQKDGTHQRSVTSIDMLLAQHRQGFHGPNT comes from the exons ATGATCACGGCGTTGCCTGTACCTTCGGTGAAGGTCTTCCACAAGACCTACTACCAAGAGAAGAGCTCGAGAATGGGCAACAGTCAACCGGGGAGCCCACTGGCGGAGAGCGAGGCGGTCCTGGCCATGATCGACAAGGAACCACCAGAGTACTACTTCTGCGGCAAG GTCAACTCGTTGTACGTCGTTGTCGGCTCGCTGTTGCTGGGAGCGGTGGTGCTGGTTGTCGGTCTGGTGCAGCTCGCGCCGGGGGCAGAAGCCGCTCAGAACTCGGCGGCCCTGATCGCCGCCGGTAGCGGCTTGCTTGCGATGGGGATGTTCCTCGCGCCCTTACGAGCCGTGTGCATCAGAAGACAGAGCGCGGCCCAGAAGGACGGCACGCATCAGCGGAGCGTCACCAGCATAGACATGCTGCTGGCTCAGCACAG GCAGGGATTTCACGGTCCTAACACCTGA
- the LOC105284510 gene encoding lateral signaling target protein 2 homolog isoform X2, producing the protein MIGAMPAVAVRHERRRQEKRLKRPSQLYLGGQWLPPLQGSPPTPSSHGHNNLESLPELYLCGKISGLHAVVVCLLLGAVVLVVGLVQLAPGATTTNHRMALLVAGAALLILGFILAGVRCYVLHCVSLPVESPVATPIPPPTSEQAAAVPKGTLDLLVGHQDQPETDALMQHREHHYHQHQHHNHHHHNNHKKKRSSQGSHSEEA; encoded by the exons ATGATTGGTGCTATGCCGGCGGTGGCCGTCCGTCACGAACGTAGGAGGCAAGAAAAAAGGTTGAAACGGCCGAGTCAGCTTTATTTGGGAGGACAATGGCTACCACCCCTTCAGGGCTCACCACCCACCCCCAGTTCGCACGGACATAACAATTTAGAGTCCTTGCCTGAGCTCTACTTATGCGGCAAG ATATCTGGGCTGCACGCCGTGGTTGTATGCCTGTTGTTGGGCGCGGTGGTGCTCGTGGTCGGTCTCGTTCAACTTGCCCCGGGTGCAACGACCACCAACCACAGAATGGCGTTACTCGTAGCAGGCGCTGCCCTACTTATACTAG GTTTTATTCTTGCGGGCGTAAGATGTTACGTGTTACATTGCGTATCGCTTCCGGTTGAGTCGCCGGTCGCGACGCCTATTCCACCACCGACGAGTGAGCAAGCAGCCGCTGTGCCTAAAGGCACCCTGGACCTCCTGGTGGGCCATCAGGATCAACCGGAAACTGACGCTCTGATGCAGCATCGGGAACATCATTACCATCAACATCAACATCACAATCATCATCACCACAACAACCACAAGAAGAAACGCAGTTCTCAGGGCTCGCATTCCGAAGAGGCCTAA
- the LOC105284510 gene encoding uncharacterized protein LOC105284510 isoform X1, translating to MHAVGLHSALAIKRQRKRRDEQRRARERRYSVQSGESGLTSPRASTGSLDHHGRHHKGSHGAARTAGQGMLDTKVVTSIGMLHIGVVFLVLGAFLLMSGLLPGDLAHWGTKASGGWWNELVAVGLFVILVGIFLIVLNRVIAKKEEDDLEEYVQRQLTRSRSGHRLERDVETGGLTTRHARRAKQMKQVSSESSLEIKDGSGRVSQGESPPRSPPPAYSPQVTVNDGGDNQTVQSALYLEQITEEEIISDRVETSTTNSLSPGSPSETRELLQNARCSKQNGNPQQIHRPLYVSKI from the coding sequence ATGCACGCGGTTGGATTGCACTCGGCGCTGGCCATCAAGCGTCAGCGAAAGCGTCGGGACGAGCAgcgtcgcgctcgcgagcgTCGTTATAGCGTGCAATCGGGCGAAAGTGGTCTGACGTCTCCTAGGGCCTCGACCGGATCGCTGGACCACCATGGCAGGCACCATAAGGGTTCCCATGGCGCGGCTCGCACGGCCGGCCAGGGCATGCTGGACACGAAGGTGGTCACCTCGATCGGGATGCTGCACATCGGCGTGGTGTTCTTGGTGCTCGGAGCATTCCTGTTGATGAGTGGCCTACTGCCCGGTGATCTCGCTCACTGGGGTACCAAGGCGTCCGGTGGCTGGTGGAACGAGCTCGTCGCGGTAGGCCTGTTCGTGATACTCGTCGGCATCTTCCTGATCGTGCTGAACCGCGTGATCGCcaagaaggaggaggacgaccTTGAGGAGTACGTGCAACGTCAGCTCACCAGATCCAGATCGGGCCACCGGCTGGAGCGAGACGTGGAGACCGGTGGACTGACCACTCGACACGCCCGACGAGCCAAACAGATGAAGCAGGTGTCGTCGGAAAGCAGCCTGGAGATCAAAGATGGGTCAGGCAGGGTCAGCCAGGGCGAGTCGCCGCCTAGAAGCCCGCCGCCAGCATACTCACCGCAGGTGACAGTCAACGACGGCGGCGACAATCAGACAGTGCAGTCGGCGTTGTATCTTGAACAGATCACCGAGGAGGAGATTATCAGCGACCGTGTCGAAACCTCGACCACCAACAGCCTGAGCCCGGGCTCGCCAAGCGAGACCAGGGAGCTGCTGCAGAACGCGCGCTGCTCGAAGCAAAACGGCAACCCGCAGCAGATCCACCGGCCGCTCTACGTCTCGAAGATCTAA
- the LOC105284513 gene encoding putative E3 ubiquitin-protein ligase UBR7, whose amino-acid sequence MSDKLAESVDDDNSVTMLDVLQEENQLEEDAYAVLGASDDQNCTYSKGYIRQALYACKTCCCNKIPAAVCLACSFHCHEGHELVELYTKRHFRCDCGNSKFDGKECNLDKLKAATNTENKYNQNFYGVYCTCARPYPDPEGDEDDMLQCIICEDWYHSKHLECDNGVPAYNTYDEMICAGCMRKHNFLWRYASKYAVLKNSDSKSVAAAKDEEVEISELPKGCQMPKLNCTNTKGSCFWMEGWRTALCACEECKSLYNAKDIAFLLDPKDSVQAYEEAGKMNKKESQYEKGMKALASMGHVQKLTAIEEYNNMKERLMQYLQKFAENKKVVREEDIKEFFSEMESKKRPKVIVPTYCR is encoded by the exons ATGTCCGATAAACTGGCCGAATCCGTGGACGATGACAATTCCGTTACAATGCTCGATGTTCTCCAAGAAGAGAATCAGCTCGAAGAAGACGCGTATGCTGTGTTGGGCGCTTCTGATGATCAAAATTGCACTTACAGCAAG GGGTACATAAGGCAAGCGCTGTATGCATGTAAAACATGTTGCTGCAATAAAATCCCAGCTGCCGTTTGCCTGGCATGTAGCTTCCATTGCCACGAAGGACATGAACTTGTGGAGTTGTACACAAAGCGACATTTCAGATGTGATTGCGGAAACTCAAAGTTTGATGGCAAGGAATGCAACTTGGACAAA cTGAAAGCTGCTACGAATACTGAGAATAAATACAATCAGAATTTTTATGGAGTTTATTGTACCTGTGCAAGACCGTATCCTGATCCTGAGGGTGATGAGGATGATATGCTGCAGTGTATAATATGTGAAGATTGGTATCATTcgaaa CACCTGGAATGCGATAATGGTGTACCTGCATACAACACGTACGATGAAATGATCTGTGCAGGCTGCATGAGAAAGCATAACTTTCTGTGGAGATATGCGTCAAAGTATGCAG TCCTCAAAAATTCAGATTCTAAATCAGTGGCAGCCGCTAAAGACGAAGAGGTAGAGATCAGCGAGTTGCCGAAAGGATGTCAGATGCCAAAACTTAATTGTACTAATACAAAGGGAAGTTGTTTCTGGATGGAGGGTTGGAGGACCGCACTCTGCGCCTGCGAGGAATGCAAATCG TTATATAATGCAAAAGACATTGCATTTCTACTCGATCCGAAAGACAGTGTACAGGCATATGAGGAAGCGGGCAAGATGAACAAGAAGGAATCGCAATATGAGAAAGGTATGAAAGCTCTGGCAAGCATGGGACATGTACAAAAGTTGACAGCAATCGAAG aatataataatatgaaggAACGGTTAATGCAATATCTGCAAAAGTTcgcggaaaataaaaaagtcgtACGCGAGGAGGACATAAAGGAATTCTTTTCCGAAATGGAATCGAAGAAGCGTCCTAAAGTGATCGTGCCAACATACTGTCGTTGA
- the LOC105284512 gene encoding uncharacterized protein LOC105284512 isoform X1: MITALPVPSVKVFHKTYYQEKSSRMGNSQPGSPLAESEAVLAMIDKEPPEYYFCGKVNSLYVVVGSLLLGAVVLVVGLVQLAPGAEAAQNSAALIAAGSGLLAMGMFLAPLRAVCIRRQSAAQKDGTHQRSVTSIDMLLAQHRDFTVLTPDELEDLVGRSTSNNLENKPHKQGHNT; this comes from the exons ATGATCACGGCGTTGCCTGTACCTTCGGTGAAGGTCTTCCACAAGACCTACTACCAAGAGAAGAGCTCGAGAATGGGCAACAGTCAACCGGGGAGCCCACTGGCGGAGAGCGAGGCGGTCCTGGCCATGATCGACAAGGAACCACCAGAGTACTACTTCTGCGGCAAG GTCAACTCGTTGTACGTCGTTGTCGGCTCGCTGTTGCTGGGAGCGGTGGTGCTGGTTGTCGGTCTGGTGCAGCTCGCGCCGGGGGCAGAAGCCGCTCAGAACTCGGCGGCCCTGATCGCCGCCGGTAGCGGCTTGCTTGCGATGGGGATGTTCCTCGCGCCCTTACGAGCCGTGTGCATCAGAAGACAGAGCGCGGCCCAGAAGGACGGCACGCATCAGCGGAGCGTCACCAGCATAGACATGCTGCTGGCTCAGCACAG GGATTTCACGGTCCTAACACCTGACGAGCTCGAGGATCTTGTGGGTCGGTCAACGTCGAATAACTTAGAGAACAAGCCCCACAAGCAGGGTCACAATACCTAG
- the LOC105284595 gene encoding uncharacterized protein LOC105284595, protein MQQEFYTSCIKIHGIPLLPPLTTDSIKEEMRHYRSLAMKVEERLKSRQLMKCAKDKCVLADITEPVDILRDIKYSSDSDISNYNTTSDNTYNSDSFSKMTIVERVQTRQTTPESRDECNIQSSASDVQPLQFPVCLNNDTVNDVPPISEGIDKNKCINETGTAVANEGLTSSESKPEIPKTLDIVPLTLDKEVDSIQSFTIVPKENENLPKLSRQGSYVLETPSPCLLAHMDTDLVDKEYIPTPTTNASQRMQCNAIVSSKVEWQNERLTAENTKDAVIDKSKHKINANHELVSQHTEANTSIELHQVNESSSIAAEHLTEKHTSESDTQIKHNQISDIDLRQQGLLEKSKEGSSIQVLHSANKSQELMEDTCNSEMQLSCMSGNQYHNDGIEAGKECQDLIVKTKSSTIPEKLLTVYKQIEEMHKKQMMELISRQRKEQSLLEAEFQKQQTILLAEIRKCSFGTPHQADVSNAMSNQLLSGGETRLEDSEAREQLNVNFPSNLRAETPRNSKVSSANHGNAVCPLDYISPKSFHLLKSHASSPLITDVSLTALNFNVMRKVNSCDVTHNNNNNSNDYNSNCESHDRSARKNSTVNRQLFPLDSNTMHVPVLDTSAYLEKHIRAVNIINAYARGYLVRRLMRTERVITLKKTYKEALQCMLKLHVDAPLNLAEVNFLHRLQLQCDAASMNLVELFAQSPTKRMKVIEQDREIKQSRAERPSSSRSYSFATQKTLARKNIKEFESTMTKYQRPTLIIKKNIVRSRCQTWTSNLRDRLVSPNALHQGIRRSTSAGTVRKPWR, encoded by the exons ATGCAGCAGGAATTTTATACTTCTTGTATCAAAATACACGGGATACCTCTTCTCCCACCGCTg acAACCGATAGCATTAAAGAAGAAATGAGACATTACAGATCTCTAGCGATGAAAGTAGAGGAACGATTGAAGAGTAGACAGCTTATGAAATGCGCTAAAGACAAGTGCGTACTAGCCGACATAACAGAACCAGTAGATATATTAAGGGATATCAAATATAGTTCAGATAGTGACATATCCAATTACAATACCACGAGCGATAATACATACAATAGCGATTCATTTTCCAAAATGACTATTGTTGAACGTGTGCAAACAAGACAAACAACTCCAGAAAGCAGAGACGAGTGTAATATTCAGTCTTCCGCATCCGATGTGCAGCCCTTACAGTTTCcagtttgtttaaacaatgacACAGTCAATGATGTGCCACCTATATCAGAAggtattgataaaaataaatgtatcaacGAGACAGGAACGGCAGTGGCAAATGAAGGTTTAACATCGTCCGAGAGTAAGCCTGAAATACCCAAAACCTTGGATATAGTTCCATTAACGTTAGATAAGGAGGTTGACAGTATTCAGTCCTTTACAATTGTTCCCAAAGAGAATGAGAATCTGCCTAAGTTATCACGTCAAGGTTCTTATGTTTTGGAAACACCAAGTCCTTGTTTGCTTGCACATATGGACACAGATCTGGTCGATAAGGAATACATTCCTACACCTACCACTAATGCATCACAACGAATGCAGTGCAATGCAATAGTGTCGTCCAAGGTGGAGTGGCAAAATGAACGACTTACAGCAGAAAATACCAAAGATGCAGTAATAGATAAGTCTAAACacaaaataaatgcaaacCACGAATTAGTTTCTCAGCATACAGAGGCCAATACATCGATAGAGTTACATCAAGTAAACGAATCTAGTTCCATTGCAGCAGAGCATCTCACTGAAAAGCATACATCTGAATCTGACACGCAAATAAAGCATAATCAAATATCTGATATCGATTTAAGACAGCAAGGTTTGTTAGAAAAATCAAAGGAAGGCAGCAGCATACAAGTGTTACATTCAGCGAATAAATCACAAGAACTTATGGAAGATACGTGTAATTCTGAAATGCAGTTGTCTTGCATGAGTGGAAATCAATATCATAATGATGGAATTGAGGCTGGTAAAGAATGTCAAGATTTAATTGTCAAAACCAAATCGTCCACCATACCTGAAAAGCTCTTGACAGTCTACAAACAGATTGAAGAAATGCACAAAAAACAGATGATGGAATTAATAAGTCGGCAACGGAAGGAACAATCGCTGCTGGAGGCAGAGTTTCAGAAACAGCAGACGATTTTGTTAGCTGAGATACGAAAGTGTTCTTTTGGAACACCTCATCAAGCAGACGTTTCAAACGCTATGTCCAATCAATTGTTGTCAGGCGGTGAAACAAGATTAGAAGATAGCGAAGCAAGAGagcaattaaatgtaaatttcccTAGCAATTTACGTGCAGAAACGCCTCGTAATAGCAAAGTATCCTCAGCGAATCATGGGAATGCTGTATGTCCGTTAGACTACATTTCTCCGAAGAGTTTCCACTTGCTTAAATCTCATGCATCTTCGCCTCTCATTACGGACGTTTCCCTCACAGCACTCAACTTTAATGTTATGAGAAAAGTAAATTCATGCGACGTCacacataataataacaataatagtaatgattATAACAGCAATTGCGAATCGCATGATCGTTCCGCGCGTAAGAATTCGACTGTGAATCGCCAGTTATTTCCTTTGGACAGTAATACCATGCACGTACCGGTACTAGATACTTCCGCGTACCTCGAGAAGCAC ATTCGAGCAGTGAATATTATCAATGCTTATGCACGGGGTTATTTAGTGCGTAGATTAATGCGGACCGAACGTGTTATCACTTTAAAGAAGACATATAAAGAGGCATTACAGTGTATGCTCAAGCTACACGTTGATGCACCCTTAAACTTGGCAGAAGTGAATTTCCTTCACCGTCTCCAGTTGCAG TGTGACGCAGCGTCTATGAACTTGGTAGAACTATTCGCTCAGTCACCGACGAAGAGGATGAAAGTAATAGAGCAAGATCGCGAGATCAAGCAATCCCGAGCAGAACGGCCAAGTTCGTCACGATCGTATTCGTTCGCCACGCAAAAGACTTTAGCTagaaaaaacataaaagaatTCGAATCCAC AATGACAAAATATCAGCGACCAACATTGATCATTAAAAAGAACATTGTCAGATCTAGATGCCAAACGTGGACATCAAATTTAAGGGACAGACTCGTATCGCCGAACGCGTTGC aTCAAGGTATTAGAAGAAGCACTAGTGCTGGAACTGTTCGGAAGCCATGGCGATGA